A window from Manduca sexta isolate Smith_Timp_Sample1 chromosome 24, JHU_Msex_v1.0, whole genome shotgun sequence encodes these proteins:
- the LOC115445391 gene encoding splicing factor U2af 38 kDa subunit, translating into MAEYLAAIFGTEKDKVNCSFYFKIGACRHGDRCSRIHNKPTFSQTVLLQNLYVNPQNSAKSADGSHLVVANVSDEEMQEHYDNFFEDVFVECEDKYGEIEEMNVCDNLGDHLVGNVYIKFRREEDAEKAVNDLNNRWFGGRPVYAELSPVTDFREACCRQYEMGECTRSGFCNFMHLKPISRELRRYLYSRRKGGRRSRSRSRERRRRSRSRERRREPPRNSRSGRY; encoded by the exons ATGGCAGAATATTTAGCTGCTATATTTGGTACAGAAAaagataa GGTAAattgttcattttatttcaaaatcggtGCGTGCCGGCATGGGGATCGCTGCTCCCGTATCCACAACAAGCCCACTTTCTCTCAGACAGTGCTGCTACAGAACTTGTATGTGAATCCACAGAACTCTGCAAAATCAGCTGACGGTAGCCATT TGGTTGTTGCTAATGTCTCTGATGAAGAAATGCAAGAACATTATGATAATTTCTTTGAAGATGTATTTGTGGAATGTGAAGACAAATATGGTGAGATTGAGGAGATGAATGTGTGTGACAACCTTGGAGATCATCTAGTTGGAAATGTTTATATCAAA TTTCGCCGTGAGGAGGATGCGGAGAAAGCTGTGAATGACCTGAACAACCGTTGGTTTGGTGGTCGTCCAGTTTACGCTGAGCTGTCGCCTGTGACGGATTTTCGTGAGGCTTGTTGTAGACAGTATGAGATGGGCGAGTGCACACGCAGTGGTTTCTGTAACTTCATGCATCTGAAGCCTATTTCTAGAGAGCTGAGGAG GTACCTGTACTCGCGGCGCAAGGGCGGGCGGCGGTCGCGGTCGCGGTCGCGCGAGCGCCGGCGCCGCTCCCGGTCGCGCGAGCGGCGCCGCGAGCCGCCGCGCAACTCGCGCTCCGGCCGCTACTGA
- the LOC115445390 gene encoding esterase FE4 isoform X2, producing MAIVSVEQGALQGIVCGHGSPKYVAFKGIPYAKPPLGKLRFKAPEPPESWAGVRDASAHGPVCPQYNERMNRIETGSEDCLYLNVYTKYVNPQKLLPVLVWIHGGGFYTGSGNSDFYGPEYFMAHDLILVTFNYRLEVLGFLCLDNDEVPGNAGLKDQVAALKWVKKNIKAFGGDSNNITIFGCSAGSGSVSGHLVSDMSNGLFDKAICQSGVCLNEWFYNIYARERAFQLGKLLGIDTEDDNELLNFLRNVPSSSLVNITLPPLDANNFDLTDNIIFGPVVEKTSLNVKKFLRYPPPYFVRKGHMADVPIILGYTSGEGIEIARNLSKTALYYTKTGSIVPRELKLKWTPEQTLNVDVKIREHYFQGKEISKEMSQAVSNLETDRLFAYNIMRYARYHVRHNSCPAYLYKFEAETERNYTKSHYNLDSIKGVCHSDDLMYFFNVTCLDIPVSKESKRIIEKCVQLWTNFATTG from the exons ATGGCCATTGTAAGTGTGGAGCAGGGAGCGTTACAAGGTATCGTGTGCGGTCACGGCTCACCAAAATACGTGGCGTTCAAAGGTATACCTTATGCGAAGCCGCCGCTCGGGAAATTAAGATTCAAG GCGCCAGAGCCTCCCGAGTCGTGGGCAGGTGTGCGCGACGCGTCGGCACACGGACCCGTCTGTCCCCAATATAATGAACGTATGAACCGAATCGAAACTGGAAGTGAAGATTGCCTCTATCTTAATGTGTACACGAAATATGTTAATCCCCAAAAACTACTGCCAGTATTAGTTTGGATCCATGGAGGAGGATTTTACACTGGTTCTGGAAATTCTGATTTTTATGGACCCGAATATTTCATGGCACACGACCTTATTTTAGTAACATTCAACTACAGACTCGAAGTTTTAGGATTCCTATGTTTAGACAATGATGAAGTGCCAGGTAATGCGGGATTAAAAGACCAGGTTGCGGCTCTAAAATGGGTGAAGAAGAATATAAAGGCGTTTGGTGGCGATTCCAACAATATTACAATCTTTGGTTGTAGCGCGGGTTCTGGGTCTGTATCGGGCCATTTAGTGTCAGATATGAGCAATGGGTTGTTCGACAAGGCCATATGCCAAAGTGGCGTTTGCCTTAATGAAtggttttacaatatatatgcGCGGGAACGGGCATTTCAACTTGGGAAACTGCTCGGTATAGACACAGAAGACGATAATGAACTCTTGAATTTTTTAAGAAATGTGCCATCGTCATCTTTGGTAAACATTACACTGCCTCCACTTGATGCCAATAACTTCGATTtaactgataatattatattcggaCCAGTAGTTGAGAAGACATCTTTAAATGTGAAAAAATTCTTACGATATCCACCACCATATTTTGTAAGAAAAGGGCATATGGCTGATGTGCCAATCATTTTAGGATATACTTCAGGCGAAGGAATCGAAATTGCaagaaatttatcaaaaacagcCCTTTACTATACTAAAACTGGTAGTATTGTACCCAgagaactaaaattaaaatggacACCTGAACAGACACTAAATGTGGATGTAAAAATCCGCGAACACTATTTTCAGGGTAAGGAAATAAGTAAAGAGATGAGTCAAGCCGTCAGTAATTTAGAAACGGATCGACTTTTCGCATACAATATCATGAGATATGCGCGATATCACGTTCGCCATAACTCATGCCCCgcttatttgtataaatttgagGCAGAGACAGAAAGAAATTATACTAAATCACATTACAACCTGGATTCCATCAAGGGAGTGTGCCACTCAGACGACTTGATGTACTTTTTTAATGTGACATGTCTTGATATTCCAGTCTCAAAAGAATCGAAACGGATTATAGAAAAATGTGTACAATTATGGACGAACTTTGCTACAACAGGGTAA
- the LOC115445390 gene encoding esterase FE4 isoform X1 yields the protein MAIVSVEQGALQGIVCGHGSPKYVAFKGIPYAKPPLGKLRFKAPEPPESWAGVRDASAHGPVCPQYNERMNRIETGSEDCLYLNVYTKYVNPQKLLPVLVWIHGGGFYTGSGNSDFYGPEYFMAHDLILVTFNYRLEVLGFLCLDNDEVPGNAGLKDQVAALKWVKKNIKAFGGDSNNITIFGCSAGSGSVSGHLVSDMSNGLFDKAICQSGVCLNEWFYNIYARERAFQLGKLLGIDTEDDNELLNFLRNVPSSSLVNITLPPLDANNFDLTDNIIFGPVVEKTSLNVKKFLRYPPPYFVRKGHMADVPIILGYTSGEGIEIARNLSKTALYYTKTGSIVPRELKLKWTPEQTLNVDVKIREHYFQGKEISKEMSQAVSNLETDRLFAYNIMRYARYHVRHNSCPAYLYKFEAETERNYTKSHYNLDSIKGVCHSDDLMYFFNVTCLDIPVSKESKRIIEKCVQLWTNFATTGAPTLSDDSEQWKPFTEKERKCFIIGHEFKCVENPDLENLRFWENIYEEENLTV from the exons ATGGCCATTGTAAGTGTGGAGCAGGGAGCGTTACAAGGTATCGTGTGCGGTCACGGCTCACCAAAATACGTGGCGTTCAAAGGTATACCTTATGCGAAGCCGCCGCTCGGGAAATTAAGATTCAAG GCGCCAGAGCCTCCCGAGTCGTGGGCAGGTGTGCGCGACGCGTCGGCACACGGACCCGTCTGTCCCCAATATAATGAACGTATGAACCGAATCGAAACTGGAAGTGAAGATTGCCTCTATCTTAATGTGTACACGAAATATGTTAATCCCCAAAAACTACTGCCAGTATTAGTTTGGATCCATGGAGGAGGATTTTACACTGGTTCTGGAAATTCTGATTTTTATGGACCCGAATATTTCATGGCACACGACCTTATTTTAGTAACATTCAACTACAGACTCGAAGTTTTAGGATTCCTATGTTTAGACAATGATGAAGTGCCAGGTAATGCGGGATTAAAAGACCAGGTTGCGGCTCTAAAATGGGTGAAGAAGAATATAAAGGCGTTTGGTGGCGATTCCAACAATATTACAATCTTTGGTTGTAGCGCGGGTTCTGGGTCTGTATCGGGCCATTTAGTGTCAGATATGAGCAATGGGTTGTTCGACAAGGCCATATGCCAAAGTGGCGTTTGCCTTAATGAAtggttttacaatatatatgcGCGGGAACGGGCATTTCAACTTGGGAAACTGCTCGGTATAGACACAGAAGACGATAATGAACTCTTGAATTTTTTAAGAAATGTGCCATCGTCATCTTTGGTAAACATTACACTGCCTCCACTTGATGCCAATAACTTCGATTtaactgataatattatattcggaCCAGTAGTTGAGAAGACATCTTTAAATGTGAAAAAATTCTTACGATATCCACCACCATATTTTGTAAGAAAAGGGCATATGGCTGATGTGCCAATCATTTTAGGATATACTTCAGGCGAAGGAATCGAAATTGCaagaaatttatcaaaaacagcCCTTTACTATACTAAAACTGGTAGTATTGTACCCAgagaactaaaattaaaatggacACCTGAACAGACACTAAATGTGGATGTAAAAATCCGCGAACACTATTTTCAGGGTAAGGAAATAAGTAAAGAGATGAGTCAAGCCGTCAGTAATTTAGAAACGGATCGACTTTTCGCATACAATATCATGAGATATGCGCGATATCACGTTCGCCATAACTCATGCCCCgcttatttgtataaatttgagGCAGAGACAGAAAGAAATTATACTAAATCACATTACAACCTGGATTCCATCAAGGGAGTGTGCCACTCAGACGACTTGATGTACTTTTTTAATGTGACATGTCTTGATATTCCAGTCTCAAAAGAATCGAAACGGATTATAGAAAAATGTGTACAATTATGGACGAACTTTGCTACAACAGG cgCACCGACATTGTCGGATGATTCTGAACAATGGAAGCCGTTCACAGAAAAGGAgcgaaaatgttttataataggaCATGAATTCAAGTGCGTGGAGAACCCGGATTTAGAAAATTTACGgttttgggaaaatatttatgaggAAGAAAATCTCActgtataa